The Alicyclobacillus sp. SO9 genome includes a region encoding these proteins:
- a CDS encoding metalloregulator ArsR/SmtB family transcription factor has product MTSTFEELAEVYKALADKTRLHMIALLALEELCVCELVAIFDMSQPAISQHLRKLKQAGLVKERKTAQWVYYSLDNSKFSLLQNIVDTLPDVENEIELLKSKGLRVQCTL; this is encoded by the coding sequence TTGACGAGCACATTTGAAGAATTAGCAGAAGTCTACAAGGCCCTTGCAGATAAAACGAGGCTACACATGATAGCCCTGTTGGCGCTTGAAGAGCTATGTGTATGTGAACTGGTCGCCATTTTTGACATGTCTCAACCGGCGATCTCACAACACCTGCGTAAACTAAAACAAGCAGGACTGGTCAAAGAACGCAAAACAGCACAATGGGTCTACTATTCCTTGGACAACTCGAAGTTCTCGTTACTGCAGAACATTGTAGACACCTTGCCCGATGTAGAGAATGAGATTGAGCTCTTAAAATCGAAAGGATTACGGGTGCAGTGCACCTTATAG